The Methylocella tundrae genome contains the following window.
GTTCGGCTGAATTCAATCTTCCTCCAGCCCGATTGACTCCAATCTTGCGGAAATCAGGCGGCTTGCTGCGCTGAGACGATCTGAGGGCCGGCTTCCGCCTTGGCCGCGCCGATCGGGATTTGACGCGGTTTGCGCGCTTCCGGAACTTCCCGCAGCAGGTCGATGTGAAGCAGGCCGTTTTCGAGGCTGGCGTTGGTTACGTGAACATGCTCCGCGAGCTGGAACCGGCGCTCGAAGGAGCGGGACGCAATGCCGCGATAGAGCACCTCGGCCTTGGGAGCTTCCCCTTCAGCCTGCGCGCCACGCGCGCCGCGAACGCTCAGAGTATTATCCCGGGTCTCGACCGAGAGATCCTTTTCGGCAAAGCCCGCGACGGCGATGGAAATCCGATAGGAATCTTCGCCCGTGCGTTCGATGTCATAGGGCGGGTAGCTCGGCGCGGCGTCATAGCCGGCGGCCTGGTCGATCATGTTGAACAGGCGGTCGAACCCAATCGTCGAGCGATAAAGGGGAGAAAGATCAAACTGGCGCATCTGCATATCCTCCTTGAATTGAAGCGACACGTTCTCAAGGCGGCCACCGTGGAGTTTCTTGCTCCAAACCTGGCCGGCTTTGCGCGTCCGTAAGCGGCCCGCGCAAAAATGATGTAAGAAATGGGCTGCCCGTTGCAAGAGGGACGAAGCCTTGCTTCAAAAATTGGCGGGGAGCGCGCGCTCACCGAAGCCGGATTGCGTTGGCGCGCCAACTCAATCTTGCCTGGGACTCTTTGATTTCGCATTATTTTCATTCGCGGAACCGGCATCTGCTTTTCGGAAATGATGCCTGGCTTCAGCCAATTGCGAAGATTGACACGGATTGGACGATGAACCTTTGCATCACCGAGGCGAACCCCATCCCGCCTGGCGCCGTCGTGTCCCGGATCCGGACGAAGGACGGTATCGCTCTGCGCGTCGCGCGGTGGAGTTGCGGCGAGACATGCGCCGGCACCGTGACGATCCTTCCCGGCCGGGCCGAATTCATCGAAAAATATGCTGAGGTCGTCGCGGAATTGCTCGCCCGGAACTTCGACGTCGTCGTCATGGACTGGCGCGGGCAAGGCGGCTCGGATCGCCTGACTTCGCACCCCGGGAAGGGCCATGTCGGGCATTTTTCCGCTTATCAACATGATCTCGAAGCCTTGCGTAGCGAAATCCTCGAACCGTTCGGACGGCTGCCGTTTTTTGCGCTCGGCCATTCGATGGCCGGCGCCATTCTGCTCGATCAGGCGCGCGCCGGGCGCTCGGCCTTCGAGCGCATTGTGCTCACCGCTCCGATGATCGATCTCTATCAGCTTCGCTTCGCCCGACTTGCACATGGGCTTGCGCGCGGCCTTGCCGGGCTCGGCCTTGGCCGCGCTTTCGCGCCGGGGGCGGGCGGCGCAACGCCGTATCTGGCGCGATCCTTTAGCGGAAATGTCCTGACCTCGGACCATCTTCGCTTCGGCCGTGTCGCATCGGTCGTCGCGGCCTGGCCGGAGATTGCAATTGGCGCCCCGACGATCGGTTGGGCCAATGCGGCGTTTCGCCTGATGGGGCGTTTCAGGGACGCGGAATATCCCCGCCGGGTTTTGACGCCGGTCCTGATCATCGGCGCCGGCGCGGACGCCGTTGTCGACACGCGGGCGACGGAAGCATTCGCCAGCCGGTTGAAGGCCGGCCGCTGCATTACGCTGCGCCACGCGCAACACGAGATCATGCTCGAAAGGGACGCCATACGCGAA
Protein-coding sequences here:
- a CDS encoding Hsp20 family protein, with product MRQFDLSPLYRSTIGFDRLFNMIDQAAGYDAAPSYPPYDIERTGEDSYRISIAVAGFAEKDLSVETRDNTLSVRGARGAQAEGEAPKAEVLYRGIASRSFERRFQLAEHVHVTNASLENGLLHIDLLREVPEARKPRQIPIGAAKAEAGPQIVSAQQAA
- a CDS encoding alpha/beta fold hydrolase — its product is MNLCITEANPIPPGAVVSRIRTKDGIALRVARWSCGETCAGTVTILPGRAEFIEKYAEVVAELLARNFDVVVMDWRGQGGSDRLTSHPGKGHVGHFSAYQHDLEALRSEILEPFGRLPFFALGHSMAGAILLDQARAGRSAFERIVLTAPMIDLYQLRFARLAHGLARGLAGLGLGRAFAPGAGGATPYLARSFSGNVLTSDHLRFGRVASVVAAWPEIAIGAPTIGWANAAFRLMGRFRDAEYPRRVLTPVLIIGAGADAVVDTRATEAFASRLKAGRCITLRHAQHEIMLERDAIREQFWAAFDAFVPGSLKGVDPFATSLASASARDDA